TCTTTCCAGTTGTTTTTGCAATTGATGATATTCAGAAACTTATGGTTTTTTAAGAGACCAAGGACTCGATGACAAAAAATTCTGTTGCTGCTTACACTTCTGAAGTGTGACAAAAATAGTTTATCAGAATTTAAAATTCTTGGAAGGACAGGGTTTAAAGGTCCTCTTCTCCATCGGTTATGGATGAATTTTTCTATAATGTTCAGGTCATCTACATTTCTTGATGGGGTGCTGGTCCATTTTAGTATTTGTAGAATTGTAGTCTAGACTCTATAATCAAGGGGTGATCTTTCTAAAAGCAGAATGACCCTGCACATTCCTAGACGAGACAACTGAACACAACTTGTATAGAATCTGTTGGAAGTGTCATTCGTATGTCTGGTTCTCATGAACTGTAGTAGTTCTCCAGtcacattttttttcttcctgTTTTTAGTTAATATTTGCGGATGGTTTGAATAACTGCAATGCTTAAGCAAACTTGGAAACCAAACAGTTTTATGCAACAACTTCATCTTCTAGCatccaataaaataataataataataataataattataataataataataataataataataataattctaaaTGGTTCATTCCACAGATAAAACCTGTCAGAGATAGCATGACAGAGGCATTGCAATTGTGGAAAAAGATTGCAGGGAAAGGAGAAGTTGGAGCTCCAGAGGACAAGAAATCTTCAAATTCTGGTAGGCACGTTGTATTTTATTCCTTTATTCATTCATTATGCCCTTTGCATCATCTGCTCCTTCTAATTGGATTATTTCTTTTCTGGTTATATtggaaataaagaaaatcatCAGCCCACTGAAATGTCAGAAAAAGACGAGACAAAAAATTCGAAGGGTGAGAAAAAGGACTCGTTGGCAAAGGATTCATCTAATAGTTCATCCCCTAATTCCAAAGGGGGGAGTATTTCAGACAAGGCAGTTGTAATATTGAAGAAGAAAGCGCCTGTCTTAACTGACAAAGAGTTAAACCCAGAGTTTTTTCACAAACTAGAAACACGATGTGGTGATTTGCCTGTTGAAGTGGTTGTTCCTCGTAGGTATCCGAACATTTCGAACTCAAATAATGAGGAAGAATCAGAGCAAAACAATACAGATTCCAAGGATAGACCAAATCGCATTGGAAATGTTCAGTCTGATGATTCTCATGGAACATTCAATAGTAAATATCGTAACATAGAAAGAGTTAATGATTTAAATCAAAGAGAATCATCTGGTAATCATGTGGGCTTCTCTAAGACTGAGGACCAATCTGAAGCTTCCTTCATAAACAATAAAGGAAATTGGTTGGCTATCCAAAGGCAGTTACTACAGCTGGAGAGGCAACAATCTCTTCTGATGAATATGCTGCaggttctctctctctcatacacACACATATCTTCCTATCTGTTCTAGAAGCTTATATAAATTTTAGTAGGAGCTGAACCTAGGGAAATGACCCTTGAATTGTGATCTGCCGTCATGTTTCAggcattgtaatacttctgaatTATATAACTGGATCTTAATAATGCTTTATTTGATAGTGTGATAACTTTTCTACATTACAGGATTTCATGGGTGGTTCGCATGATAGCATGATAACTCTTGAGAACAGAGTAAGGGGGCTCGAGAGAATTGTTGAGGACATGGCAAGGGATCTGTCAATATCATCAGGTAGGAGAGGAGGTAACTTTGCAATGGGATTTGATGGATCTAATAGGCCTTTAGGCAAGTATAATGGATTCTCTGAATACTCAAGTGTGAAGTTTGGTAGGAGTGGGGATGGGCGGATGCCTTTTGTGGAAAGATTTGCCCAAACTGATGGAATTGCTTCAGGCATGCGTGGACGAGGTCCTCATTGGAGAACAGACGCACCTGAGGCTTGGGATTTTCCAACTTACGGTGCTTCCAGGAATGGGcagattggttcaaggagaacTCTAGCTGGTGGTTCTCCCAAGGCAGAACAGGAGAGCGATCAGGGTCCCAGCCGGAGGGGTTGGGATAAGGGGGCTGGACCAGTTAGGCTGGGTGAGGGACCTTCAGCTAGAAGTGTCTGGCGAGCTTCAAAGGATGAGGCAACCTTAGAAGCAATTCGGGTGGCTGGAGAAGACAATGGACATGGAAGATCTCGTACAGCCAGAGTTGCTATCCCTGAATTGACTGCAGAGGCTATGGGAGATGATAATGTTGAGCAAGAACGGGACCCAGTCTGGACTTCTTGGACTAATGCAATGGATGCTCTTCATGCTGGTGACATGGATTCAGCATATGCTGAAATGTTGTCTACTGGGGATGACATCTTACTTGTAAAGTTAATGGACAGATCTGGTCCTGTGGTTGACCAACTCTCCAATGAAATAGCAAGTGAGGTCCTGCATGCTATTACGCAATTTTTACCAGAGCAGAACTTGTTTGACATATGTTTGTCCTGGATTCAACAGGTATTGATCCTTATTTAATTACCACTGCCCTTTTTCTTTCCATTGTTTGTTAACTTGATGGGTTAAAATAGTGCTTACAAGTTACAGATTTACATCTGTTCAACATTGTAATTTGAGCAACTTCAACTACACTAAAACATGATAAGCCTTGTTGGCTTCTTCCTTGATCTTTTGAGTTATTTAAAAATTTGCCTTTTtaattttaggattaaatttttgTTACTTTGCTAAGTTTTAACATATTGTACTACTCGCAGATATGCTTTTTGTGCTTCTAGAACATTAGCATTCTTGGTATTTATGGAATTCTTCATAGATTAATTCTAGACTGACTTGCTAATTTTGCCAATTTTtgtatgagtaatgatatgtgcacccaaaatatgtacacaaacattacacacagtgacgtgtcactactttttaaaacagtgggtcccagttttaataaatgtgattggctatgccaaactgccacatcactgtgtgtaatgttttggtgtatattttaggtgcacatatcattactctttttgTATTCCATGCAGTTGACAGAAATAGTATTAGAACATGGGCCAGATATCTTGGGTATTCCCATGGAAGTGAAGAAAGAGCTTTTATTGAACTTACATGAAGCTTTGTTGACAATGGATACACCAGAGGACTGGGAAGGTGCAATGCCTGACCAGATTGTGATGCAGCTAGCATCAGCCTGGGGAATTGATCTACAACAGCATGAGAAATAGTTCCTAGCCAGCTTGATGAAATATTTGTATACCCtttttcctctattttttttttacgcGGTGATTTGAGTATCATGTACTTTTACACAAGCTGCAGAAAGTGGCTTTTCCAATATTTCTCTTAACTTTTGAGCTTCTGTGTTCATAATGTGCATTACTGATGTGGTTGATCAAAATTGGAAatgaatgtatattttttttgccTTGTACTTTGTGAAAGATGTATAATGTTGCCTAAAAGAATTGCTAATGAATTATGATCGCTGGTTATTTAGACCACCGGTCGGTTTGATGATAATTCGAGGCTTATGTAATGCACAGATTTTTGTTTCTTGTTGAATTCAGAGCGACTTTACAACTCAATTTGACAGTTACATTTTCATATATACAGAACATAatacaaatacaaaaatgggcttaCCCATGTTTAAGAAATACAAAATACAGCCAAAGTGATACTTTTCTTGGCTGACACTGACAAACTCATAATCTTAGATGATGGAAAATTTTCACACCATCCTATTCTAAATGCCTCCGTTAGTTAGTACTTACCACCAGCCAAAATCAGATTTTACAGATTTTCTTCCAGTGATCAACAATATGCCATAGCAGAGACCACACCATGTTTTACTTTGCAGCATACCAGTTTTGTGCACACTTGGCATCAACAGCAAGATCAACATTCAGAATATTTCTCCCGTTGAAGGGCTTCGACATGCACTCATTAACGATGGCCTTGGCAACCTCCGCTGATTCTGATGGCCCTTCCAAGATCACTTCGTCGTGAACCTGATTTTTTTTAGGGGAAGATAAAAGATTCAGAAACTTCTGGCAGGGATAGAATGTAAGTTGATGTTTCGATGGTTTTCCTTTTCAATGATTATAGTAAAAGCATCGGATGATTAGGTCACAAAAACCAGATTGGAGCATAGACCAGAAAATCAAAACTAAGAAAATGTAACAATTAATGCAGTTGGAAGTAACATCGGAATTAATACTGCTGAGAAAAGGATGCAAATGAATATGGTTTTATATATGAAAACCTGTAAAAGCAGCCTCCATCCAAGTTCCTTCAATTGTTTATTGGTGGATATCTCCAACATGGCACACATGGCAACATCGGCAGCACTACCCTGTTGCAGTTAATCaatgtgtgagagagagagagagagagagagagagagagagaggaataaGAGCCTTGAGGAATAACCTGCACTGGTGTATTAATGGCAGCCCTTTCAATATGACCTCTTTGAGAATAAGAAGCACCAACCAATGAAGGAAACCAACGGGCACGTCCTAGTAAGGTTCGAACACAACCTTCTTCATGAGCTTCCTTCTTACGCTTGTCTTGCCATATCAGTACTTCTTGTCTTTCTTTGTACCAGAGAGCAACTGTTTCTTTTGCTTCCTCAACAGAAACCTGAGAAAGACCCACCGTAGCTTTAGTGCATCAATATTCAGTGCTCTATTTTTATCTCATTTTATTTTTTGTCTGGGAGTGAAGGAAACCAAATCCTCAGCTAATACAAATAGATAGAATATTCCATCGATACCTTCCAATCCCGGGAAAGACCAACTGGCGTTTTCCCATATGCAATGGAGAAGTTGAGCATTTTAGCTTTCCTTCTTTCAGAAGCGAAGGCATCCtgaaaaatataaacattgtaCTTGTTTAAAATCAATTATGTGAGATATTTTTTCTTCGATGTGGAACTAAAACAAATTAGTAACAACTCAATTTCCCGACTTCCTCGATATAATTCTAAAAATTTCTTCAACAAAGTTGCTATGAATACCAGTATTTCATTGAATGAATTGAAACAGTCAAATCATTATACCTTTAGCAAAGGCACGGGGGGTTTATCTTCACCAGGTTGAGGATCCCATTCAAGAAGAACCTGCTTTTTGTCAACAGCTTCACGAATATGCGGGTACATGTTCAATGCAGTCCTCGAATGAAAATCTCCACCAGCTTTGAAAGCATCCAACATACTTTTACAGTTGGCTAGATGAGCCAGAATCCTAAGTTCCAACTGTGATATGAACAGATATCAATCAACATATGAAATCTCACTTTACAATTTCTTTTTTGCGAAAGATGAAATCTCACTTTTCTAATTTGATGACATAAAAACTTACCTGTCCATAGTCAGCAACTATAAGGGAATTTCCAGGTGCAGCTATAAATGCCTGACGAATCTTATATCGATCTTTCTCTAGAGCAGGTTGATTCTAGTTTTGCAGTGGGAAAAAAATACAGTAAATACCAGCTACACAATCCAATATAGTTTAGATACAGTCGTATGAAATGTGTGAAAAGCAAATAATCTGATAGGACTGAAAGTTGAGACTAATTCAATAATCAGAATGATCAACAAAAATTACGAGTACTCAAGACTCATCCCTGCTTGGTATAATGATATCAATCATTTCGAAAACTTATGTCATGCTTGCTTGAAACTGATATTAAGAAAAGTACAAAGTAGTAAAAGTAACCTGCAAATTTGGCCGTCTAGCAGATAAACGTCCAGTTTCTGTGTTGATGTTTAGTGAACAATGAATGCGCCCATCCTTGCCTGATATGTTACTGCCCTGGTACAAAGAAAAAGAATATTCCAATAGAGTTTAAAACCTTGAATGTTACAGGAGTAAAAAACACAATGATGTCTAACTGAATTataattacaaattaattatttttacaaTATAAATAGCCTTTGTCACTCAAGAATTAATAAACTGATCTGTGGGGGCAAAAAACTGGAAACCAGTATTCCTTCGAAATTAAATGCATGGCCAAAAACCACACTGTTGTATGGAAGCAGAAATCACCTGCAAAGGAAGGATGAAGTTGGAAATCAGTGAATCAATGGCACAAACTTCACAGAGAGCAGCAATTGCATGGCAAGCTTCTTTCCCCTCTGCCTCATCTTCAAATGCCGCAAGCTTTTGTTGTTCTTGTTTTTCAGCAACGTCATCTGTAAGCACTTCAACATCATCTTCAGAATCATCACTGGACAGTGAGCCCTCAGCATAATCCATAAAATCAAATTCTGCAGAGACCTTCCCAGCTAAAATCTTCAACGCACTTATACTAACTGACGGCCAACCACTTGCTGTGAACACCTCAGCAGGAAGATCAGCATCAATTTTATTCAACGTAATATTGCGAAATTTTGTTGGAGCCTTTTTTCCTTCTTCAATCACTTTATCAATGTTTGGAATTTTAAGAGTCTTCTTCGCTGGAAGACTAACATTAGGGTCCTTGCTGTAAAAAGTAAATAATCAAGTTAAATTAATAGTGTTTCTCTTGGAATTCATGCAAGTACACTAGCAGTATCAAGATAGTGCGGTAATTGACATTCTCCTTGACCAGGATAGGACACAAGTAAACTTCTTTGTAAGGAAATGCAAACAGTTAAGAGTTCCATGCcacaaatatatttatttgtacttttttatttttccccTCTCCTTAAACATTATGATAATCTTCGGAAAGAATATGCTTTTCTCCATCAATGTCTACCATTTTCTATAAAATTATGCATGGATGTCTTGAGGATCCCCGACATATCAAGaattaatttcaaataaatttagcAGGGATGTCAAATTGGTAGAAACCTTGCGAATATTCGGTTATGTTTTCTCTGCATATATTCAGACAATAAGAAGCCAAAGAACACCAAATCACACttactgtaaaattaataaagttAAAACTACCACTTTGTGAATGCGCATGGGATGATTATAAACCTTTTAGCTTCAAACAAAAAGGTAACATACAATTTCATTACTTGAAACCAAATAATATATTGAATCACCTTGAACTCAATCATTGCATCAAAACTTTTCTGGTCATAGACACAATCCTCAGTAGGAGAACCTCACTTAAAATGGATGTGATATAATTTCAGAGCAATAAAATCCAAAAGACGAGACCAGGATTCTATGTCCTAATCTCTAACAAAATTTAGTTTATTAGCCATCTTTTTCtccccttattattattattattttttttttgagaaaaacaaGGTAAAAGTTGTTACATGTCGtaaagcatatcaaagaaatcaTACTCCCTAATCCATGTTGTAATCAGACATGCTTAATAAGTATTGTTGACGGTAGAGATGAAACAAAAAACCAGTCGAAATAAACAAATACCTAAAATTCTGCTTTTAATTACATCTTAAAAGACAGTTGTCAGAGTAACACATAATTTACCTGTTCTGGATTCCACCGAAAAGGAGCTGGCGCAACTGTGTATCACTTCCAACATTCATGTACTTAGCATCTGGACAGTACATGGAAGCCCACTTGCGGAACCTATTTACAGCAACCTCTTGCTCTCTTTTTGCTATCTTTTCCACCTCAGCAAGATAGGCACGATCAACCAACATCCCCTCTGTTTCCATTTTGACTAGAAGCTCACCAAATGGTTGCCAGTATTTTTGATAGAAATCGAACATGGACTTTCCACGTGCTGCTTCTCCATTAATTGTCCAAGCCTTATTTGATAGCTGTTTTCTTAAACTCTCATAAAGCTTAAGTGTGGTTATTGCATCCAAGGCAGAATAACAGATCCATGGTATCCGCTCTTCTCTTTGTAGCACATCAACAGGTGCAACAGTAGTTATTTTGCCCGCAGATCCatctttttttaacttttttttgcCGAATATGGTTTTCATTGATACTTTACCAATCAACTCTTTTTCATTGTACAGTTGAGCCCCAGACATGACTTTTGAGTCACTTGTAAGTGCCTCGAGAGAATAACCACCTTTCGCCCGCCTTGATGAATCCCATAGACGAGCCATATGCATTGTATCAGCGTGAAAACCTGCAACCTTGAGCccataattctctacaatatggTGGTCAAAGCTATAATTGTGCCAAACCTAGATAGCAGACAAGTAACTTTCATGATtctgttttaaaaaaaatgaaattaggGATTACCACGTGCACCCCAAGACCATGACCCAACTAACTGATGAATTACCTTTTTAATGGAGGGATCTTCAAAAAAGGGGGCGAATTCAGCTAAAATTTCCTTACCACCACCATCAAGTACATCAACCCAGATACAAGACTTCCCATTTCCAAAATCTGCTTCTGGTCCACAATAAATACTGAAACATATAATCTCTCCATGATCAACTGGTGTTTCTTGCTTCACATCAATATTCGCTACCTGTTGACATCTTGTTGTTAGCAATTATACAATGTCTCAAAGACAGAGCATTATATTTGCTAAAAGAAGTCATGTATATACATAGGTGTTGAGATTACAATTAGCAAGTAGATATTGTTTCGCTCATTAAACTCACTTGtgtaaataaacaaaaaaaaaagtgcaaCTCAAAGTAAACTTTCCTACCTCTGTATCACACACATGCACAAGATGCCTGTACCAGGTTGTAAGCATCCAAACAACTTTCTTTGCAACAGGGACACAATTCACAACAAAAACTTTGCTATATAAGCTAGTAAGCCTTTCATGAAGATTTTGTGTCTTGTTAGGCTTCACCTTCTCCGAACCTCGTGTCAGTGGGAAATCCAACTGCTGGGGAGTATCAGTTTCGTGACCATTGATCTTCTCCAGAAGTGGAGGAACATTTTCAGTGATAACAGCATGCCTTCCACTTTGAGAAAATGCCTTATCCTGACTAAGTTTATGTACCGCTTCTAGCTGTGAAACCCCATTCTCAACATCAGGCAGAGGCCTCCTAGCCTCTTCTGTAAAATTAGGATGCATCATGGTGTTTCTTGAATTTTGTACCACTACCTCATTCCTCGCGAGGTGCATCTGAAATTTTTCCTTGTTAAAATCATTGCCATATGAAAAAACTGAAAACTTTTGTTCAATATCTTTTTTAGTACTTCTTCCATAGGAGGAATTTAGCCCTGCTCCATCTGTACACTTTGTGCTAGGGCCTCCCACTCTGCCTCTTCTAATTGTTTCAGCTTGTTCTTGCCATTGTAGATTACCAGGCTTTTTTTCGACCACTGAACTAGTGAACAATGTATCCTTTCTAAAATGAAGGGAATTACTACTACACATAGAAGTCCCACAAGAACTCTGGATTTTGCATATTTTTCGCCTGCAATTTGTTTCAACgctaataaataataaaacaaaaaaaatgttaaaactgAAACATATTCAACTTCTCTTTTCATCTAGGCAAGTGAATGAGTTACAAATAACAATTCTCAGAGCCAGCAAGTATTATAGAGCGCATGGTCTAGTGGCTCAAAATGTAACATTTGATACTATTCAACTTAATCCGTTAAGCTAGTCTCCTCACTCATTAACTATTTGCTTCTCATTCGTTTCTGGGCTTTCAAGTATCATGTAGTTTGGATATCTCAAGTTATCACCAAGCAAAGAATGCAACGGTcacaggaaaaaaaaaaagaaagcccAACAATAAGCATAAATAATTGGATATAAATTAGCAGAACCAAAGAACAAATTTTCACAAGGAATGAAGAACAAAATTTCACAAAAGAATGCGAAAACCCACCTaccaaaaacaataaaaagaaagaaagaaagaaaagaacgAGAGGCATTGAAAATGAACCTGTGAAAGGCCTTGGACGAAGCCCATAAAGAGCGATAAGAGGAAGAAACCATTACAGAAGAAGGAGGACAAGACTTGAAAAGAGAAAagtaaagagaagaagaagagggtcttAGAGGTCTGGTGTGAATGGATGAGACACCAGTAGCCATGGCTGCCTCTGCAACTCTTCCCAGCTTACTCCTACAGTTGCTCAAACAAGGAGGAGCCAGTATTTAGTCTTAGCGTGAACAGTGGCAAAACCCGTAAAAAGAGAGTTGGGTTGGGGGACTTCAATGGGGTTGGAGATAAGTGGGTCTGAGTCAAACTCAGGACATGGCCAACAACTgagggagagagggagagagacgAAGGTTGAAGAAGTGTTGAGGCTAAACCCTGCGGCTCTAAGAAAAACATTATGTACGACTTCGgctgtttaaattttttttaaagggAAGAACGACTGGGCTGTTTTTGTCGCCCGGAATTAACAAagcattttttaattaattattattaaatatgtaattaattatTAAGAAACATTGGTTGTCAACTATGGTCTTAAAGATATTATATTACAGATGTGCCATTTTTTTTTGTACACGAGTTCTCCAGTCTCCACCAGTCCGAATAATGTGCTTTTTGGAAACTATGTATttgtcatttatttattaaaaagaaaaaaaaatcaaattaaactCCTAGCCTAAGTTGCATTTTTAAAACAAATGAATAATTTATAGGTGGGATTATTTTCAATAATACGAGCCACCTTTTATAAAAGAGAAATTACACCATTAAGGAGACATTCTTATTACAATAAAAGAAGTGCTAGTAGCAACCtcctatattaattttttaatcaaCCTTCACCTCCAAAAATACATGTtggagtattttttttttctaattttttgtcATGCTAGTGTTCGTTGTAGTTACGGTATCATTCCTGTAAATTTTCGAAAAATTATGAATagatttacagtaccaaaaataGAGTTCCTGATATTCCAGTGTTAGACTacatttttcgctatcaacctaatctaagaacCCAAACcctctcttcttcatcatctctcTGCTTCTCAAACTTCTCCCATTTTCTGAGTTTTCAACACTCTAGATGGTTGGCGAGAATCATCGTACTTCTGGTCAGGCGGCAAGCAGTTTTTTAGAGTCAGGACTCGCTTTAGCACGTACAAGCGCTTCTTCTCGAGTAAGTTTTACTGTCCCTTGTTTGGTTTTGTGTTTACTTTCGAATTCTGTTGAGGGTTTTAGTTGCATGCTTAGGTCTTGAACTACTGGCATTCTAGAGGTCATTTTGGGCACATTTTAACGTTAAAGTCGGTCTAACAGTCCCTATGCTCTGTGCGTGACTTTTCACATTTCAAGACATTTGACCAGAATCTGGAATGCAAATTCCGGCGATGTTCATAGTTTCCGGTGGTGCTCTCCGGCAACCATCCTTTGGTCCCGAAGACACACCAGTACCTTAGAAATTTTCCTTCTCACATTCCCGAGTAGTAGTCTTAGGGTTCTCGTTTTTGGCCTATCTTTCTTCGGGTCATgacgctaactgcttggtttcttGTTCAAATGTCCAAGGAGATTCAACAACTACACAAGCAGTCATTGTACGCATTCGACACCGAGGTACGGAGGTGGCCCGAGAGGCAGGAAGACTCCCCGAGAAAAGAAAATAGCCGGAGAGCAGTTGGGCTCTCGTGGTGAGGGAAGATAATCCCTCGGCAACGACGAGGCCTCTTCGACACAGAATCTTAGAGGAAGAGGCAAACTCCGACCCTCTATTGTTGGATAAAACACACGCCACCGCCGTGGATTTTGAGGCGAAGATGACCCCCAGCAAGCTCATATACCGCGGAGCTCTGAACATGATTGTAACCCACCATGGGGTGGACACCACTGTGATGTGGGTGTGCCTTTCTCGGGAGGACGAGAGGGCATATGAGAGCGTCCATGGTCTCAGGGCCTGGAGCGCGTCTCATCTCCAAGCTGGTGCAGCATTAACACTTCACTAATACTATGTTGACTTTTTGAACTTTGTCGGCATAGCTCCATTCTAGCTATCCCCGAATGAATATCGAGTGTTGGTTGGGCTATATGTTCTGTACAAGAGGCGGAATTGGCCCGTTCCTTCCCTAGCTGAGATACTGTACATCTACAGCTTTCGACCGCGTCTGAGGAAGGACGATCGAGATAGGTACTACACATTGATGAAGCATACGTACCCGGGGATGAAATACAAAGGCCACTGGACTACAAAGACCACTTCTTCTAGGCTAGTGGATTTCCTATGCGGACCAACGTGATTCTTCTCCTGGACTTTGCCAGGGTTGGTAAGTGTCACCTCTTAGGTTATTCAACTTATTAGTCCTCCGCTTGTAGTTGTTCCTTGGTCTCAACATTTTCTTTTCAGGTCATTTCCGTCGCACACCTTTCGTTGACGCCTACAACGAAAGGTTCAAGAAATTAAATGCACTGTCCGAGGAAGAGATGAATCTCGGTCTTCTCGTCACCAAGGAAAATCTTTGACAGTAAGACCTGCTTCGGGAGggttgataactctaggaattacagttattttttttatgcttttaaacttatattttttatcaagaaaaagTGGTTTATGGTGTTTTGTAGTGTCTTTATTTTCgttttgtcaaatattaaatataataagttaatattaaatattagtataATGATGGAAAAATATATCCTAAATTGTTGAATTTTGTCTTTGAAGGTGGTTGGTAGGTTCTTGGATATTTGGAAAGAAATTGAAGCTTGAAATGGTCTCAGCAGGAGGGAATGTTGCAGCAGCATCGTGTTCTACCCAGTCAGCTGCTTCAAGGGCCCACGGGAAAGTAATTGACCAACTCAGCTTTTTGGGTTTATGTAATTTGGGTTGAGTTGTAACTAAAAGGGTTTTGGGCCATTAAAAGCTTATGGATCCATTGGGCtttaaagaaagaagaaaagaaaaacaaaaaaaaaatgaggaaAAGAAAGGCCCATGTGGGGCAAAAAGGACAAAGAAGAAAAACCTATCATCATCTTTTTCCCTAATTGGAAAAGACTATACGCTAAGAGCATAAAGAAG
The Humulus lupulus chromosome 6, drHumLupu1.1, whole genome shotgun sequence DNA segment above includes these coding regions:
- the LOC133782465 gene encoding microtubule-associated protein TORTIFOLIA1-like; translation: MSFHAPRTSKPTKPPNQSSSTPQQSSSMRSSTSSSLSTHLAMVELKQRILTSLSKLSDRDTYQIAVEDLEKIIQTLSPEGIPMLLNCLYEASSDPKPAVKKESLRLLAVVCASHGDSTSTHLTKIIAHIVKRLKDSDSAVKDACRETIGALSAQYLKGENGNGDNGGLGSVVALFVKPLFEAMGEQNKGVQSGAAMCMAKMVECASDPPVVAFQKLCSRICKMLNNPNFQAKAALLPVVSSLSQVRAIAPQSLDNLLQCIHECLGSSDWATRKAAAEALIALALHSSNLVTDGAASTLTMLEACRFDKIKPVRDSMTEALQLWKKIAGKGEVGAPEDKKSSNSENHQPTEMSEKDETKNSKGEKKDSLAKDSSNSSSPNSKGGSISDKAVVILKKKAPVLTDKELNPEFFHKLETRCGDLPVEVVVPRRYPNISNSNNEEESEQNNTDSKDRPNRIGNVQSDDSHGTFNSKYRNIERVNDLNQRESSGNHVGFSKTEDQSEASFINNKGNWLAIQRQLLQLERQQSLLMNMLQDFMGGSHDSMITLENRVRGLERIVEDMARDLSISSGRRGGNFAMGFDGSNRPLGKYNGFSEYSSVKFGRSGDGRMPFVERFAQTDGIASGMRGRGPHWRTDAPEAWDFPTYGASRNGQIGSRRTLAGGSPKAEQESDQGPSRRGWDKGAGPVRLGEGPSARSVWRASKDEATLEAIRVAGEDNGHGRSRTARVAIPELTAEAMGDDNVEQERDPVWTSWTNAMDALHAGDMDSAYAEMLSTGDDILLVKLMDRSGPVVDQLSNEIASEVLHAITQFLPEQNLFDICLSWIQQLTEIVLEHGPDILGIPMEVKKELLLNLHEALLTMDTPEDWEGAMPDQIVMQLASAWGIDLQQHEK